From a single Rutidosis leptorrhynchoides isolate AG116_Rl617_1_P2 chromosome 5, CSIRO_AGI_Rlap_v1, whole genome shotgun sequence genomic region:
- the LOC139848961 gene encoding uncharacterized protein produces the protein MFISNLIKSKLASVLRPWLLQEPELEIKLGFLRCQVIAKNLGFNTSAFNQLLDDSSSFYFTQFIIDELTLRIFNWSAPAFIWEVQGVHVTISPRIVKRDRNCELSEVLFDAKKKVLREIDPEGSDLHDIMEKLAGIDPSRSQKTSLSKLILNYCSLHMHDINLHLHSSISDDLVECLCEIEVFNADSRIVKPRSFLRGYMKSLFVFSEENYFDLDIRGLNTILKSHDHISPVCYSTGIICFLKLNNLQLIELDCSIVELAFSFSPTDVSTMSVITRELSTKPPLIRSGKQLWKETAIRIKSTRKWSMWKLVNVVCLWLRYVHAWDYLLSLIGYPLDIMIKQSTVKMSKCLKFSISVRRQWELISEIEKELPGPGIALARRIVRYRTVKNVPKEEKPPVNKYLDYFQNPFLLLGIIWSTFCSIFNLIMLWLQVRNSFVTDPNSKRIGDLPEDSCSDVCYRLSLGKISITVSTDNTDKKTVLDRRVSRLDLLSFCMRFDTFIIFYNGNICKQHLTFSCGTFRVTSSSTNNYEYSLKARKTNEALESKSILWGKPTVYSEMVSLPNLESLLNQMWSHWKTCYSGFEKTVDENSQHPFILCEIKHMLNDQSQSRSTCFFSKFSLAIGELNVCLVQSSMLSLTVLVWQLQNAFSSPAIYEREKTLTSTATSSGDPWDYQLLVFELEKALHKVLPERLIQVGVFMVGPQIQVSLRKDSLHSRTTNSRDVEDDIHLAFDCKNIELVISPNLASSSTLLKEVLIIDLSKSDNVSYTCQGQLMLDAFLKIHGMNAYLDDSPELQQSQIVTLKPTTIQLSTARKDTWSLGESVNAFSVGFHGNSSGLSGLIFVDELSELAEVFNILSFASSRALNTSESSSSVTSHHVNSHDTLHAGSEYETLVSTSTLLFYECTSEIQSVDIIVHKSRKTSAIEDQVTISESFTNQNMSVQFLPDNGIHISIEKINLKLSYEKKKVNMEGLVDIFGIRAVIFRYEHGVMNSYPFPKSQDICELSVSNCTLNLSSGSNISLTAEDQILAPVSDTCLRTKISSTEVYLLGCPLKDVVVGKHHSSNLNITLSVDEGSRTSISCCCQGGILFLEPVSAVMFTQFVNSYVRRVRHMLRGVPSFQENLPAVNSANITMTVPQQVTWGIPEDFTMDLSQFYLALMARDESGRLQELLFSADMKLDLKVVNMKKKFLFNLSQLSILSRVLQESTKQQTNEVQIPLMSSNTSIDPSFLSIQKDMSAELNPAHYVAIDGIGPSSDLHIEPHRENLHQFPGNYILKKLSCFIAAEEPTPVPSDTLKLDQFWVGTGSVSGFDVSISLREIQMLLSVAELPGVSSKETTASVSRGQLRNDDEPVRKLEEMVQDGSVIAIQDVHQHMYIVVEGDAERKYHLAGAMHYSLAREMALFRVKYHHQRIWKSSYLWFSLTSLCAKNESGEPLQLNCNPRSNFVELSSSNNSGSTLWRSVRYNSTNLEDSELEEYNNAEKNLFYLINKRNDSSIAFVEGFLEFVSSPGNPFKFKVFQSSHLARDLLLLDNVSTQEPKTSDHDTLCEDKRKSFIDVTIDKISLTIYHELLDITEKFPLIQMSTIVPEFIIQMVDTKTRLMTRLVVEVYTFDAQRNLWNTLLHPVEVSFFWRSRFQSNGLGTVSHRMPIHFYVGVKEFRVTITELALDIILFVVGNLNLAGPYAVQNTLILANCCKVENQSDLSLVCQFSDKQYVTIARKQSATAFLRYLALDQPPEASMVSIQFAQRDFITRPIKFSLLKVETFAWRTRIVSKNESKAFPGPFVIVETSWKPEGGLSICVSPLLRIYNKTDFPMELRFQRPEQQENGYVSVVLKAGDSFDDSTAAFDAIKASGGSKKALVSLSVGNFIFSFRPKISVDSMGWSDELKGGKAARLSGLFDKISYQVRKAFPVESAKSSFSTARTLSKSNEGEIDDLHFLIQSTKRDVPILQSEKRSSTVALLEQKEIYILPTVQISNLLQLEIHVLLTDKDHYLPQDRENMSKQATIPCGSSVNLYANPEAMFFTITLTAFKLRCKPVNCGDWVKKLAKKNKDNQNLDIELNFGDGMYFGSLRLSCGHMGMLEAAIFTSYTLKNNNDFGLFCLSPNHKDLSRNEAEELHSQGYTRLGALLPPKSSISWFLRTNKVSLKLLDDQATEKALLDLDAVSGLTEINLEVEKGPGLKYITKLGVSLHSSIGKLVPSQTVSLSPRYVVLNESDEVITVRQCDLEDDMDGMTTVSSKQRKTLRLCNRTSRKKETSIFENFIRKHRNVQDDSLLFIQFRPNEAGLGWSGPVCVASMGRFFLKFRRSKNGNDQETASDENMQEFAVVNVSEENSSLILRFHRPPNMSLPYRIENRLRSSSITYYQKGSTELETIEPSKEVNYVWDDLSLTRKLVIQISGLHMLREVNLDKVRDWKPFYKVGQYRSLGFGFPSDKKAVEKGKMTSLSHLNEIEMVNFGYEVYADGLTRVLRICERNDSRKHDRVFYPGAKITVRISRFAINICERAKQEESDRSIIYTPIIVIRLGNISLDSMITDQQKLNQIRVQSISVDEKWVGAPFAAMLRRHQTGFSDASDSMLRVVLILLPSSSNIRQVKYLSIILQPVDLNLDEETMMRIVPFYRKSLSDPNSPSQQYYFDHFEIHPVKIIASFLPGDSYSSYNSTQETLRSLLHSVIKVPEIKNKTVELNGVLVTHALITIRELSIKCAQHYSWYVMRAVYIAKGSPLLPPAFASIFDDLASSSLDVFFDPSSALVNLPGLTLGTFKLLSKCIDGKGFSGTKRYLGDLGKTLKMAGSNILFAAVTEVSDSVLKGAETSGFNGMFNGFQQGILKLAMEPSVLGSAFTEGGPDRKIKLDRNPGIDELYIEGYLQAMLDTMYKHEYLKVRVIDDQVILKNLPPNSVLIDEIMDHVKGFLVSKTLLKGEISSYPLRHLRGDNEWRIGPTIITLCEHLFVNFAIGWLRKQAGELTSKIEWENKLSQGGVEKAIDTPVSSTTKHQSKVSVLKWGVGRFVFAGLVAYVDGRLCRSIPNPVARRIVSGFVLSFLDKNDDN, from the exons GGGAGTGATTTACATGATATAATGGAAAAGCTTGCGGGTATTGACCCATCAAGAAGCCAGAAAACTTCTCTCTCTAAGCTTATCCTGAATTATTGCTCATTGCATATGCACGATATCAATCTACATCTGCACTCTTCTATATCAGATGACCTGGTTGAATGCTTGTGTGAGATAGAGGTGTTTAATGCAGACTCAAGAATAGTCAAACCTCGAAGTTTTCTGAGAGGGTACATGAAATCACTTTTTGTTTTTTCTGAAGAGAACTATTTTGATCTTGATATTAGGGGTTTAAATACAATATTGAAGAGCCATGATCATATTAGTCCGGTATGTTATTCCACTGGTATAATATGTTTCTTGAAATTGAACAATCTTCAATTGATTGAACTCGATTGTTCTATTGTGGAGTTAGCGTTTTCATTTTCCCCTACGGATGTTTCAACAATGTCAGTTATTACAAGAGAATTATCAACGAAACCCCCGTTAATAAGAAGCGGTAAGCAACTCTGGAAAGAAACTGCAATCCGAATAAAGTCAACGCGTAAATGGTCAATGTGGAAATTAGTTAATGTTGTGTGCCTATGGTTACGTTATGTACATGCCTGGGATTATTTATTGTCATTGATTGGATATCCTTTGGACATCATGATAAAACAATCGACAGTAAAGATGTCTAAATGTTTGAAGTTTTCTATATCTGTTAGGCGCCAATGGGAATTAATCTCTGAAATCGAGAAAGAATTACCGGGTCCCGGTATTGCACTCGCCCGTCGAATAGTCAGATACAGAACAGTAAAAAATGTCCCTAAAGAAGAGAAGCCACCTGTCAATAAGTACTTAGATTACTTCCAAAATCCTTTTCTATTACTTGGTATTATATGGAGTACTTTTTGTAGCATTTTTAACTTGATAATGCTCTGGCTACAAGTGAGAAATTCATTTGTTACGGATCCTAACAGTAAAAGGATCGGGGATCTTCCGGAAGATTCCTGTTCGGATGTTTGTTACAGGCTGAGTTTGGGGAAGATATCTATCACTGTTTCCACTGATAATACTGATAAAAAGACGGTTTTAGACAGAAGGGTTTCACGTTTGGATCTACTTTCTTTTTGTATGAGATTTGATACATTTATCATTTTTTACAATGGAAATATTTGTAAGCAACATTTGACTTTCTCCTGTGGGACCTTCAGGGTTACGTCTTCATCTACAAATAACTATGAATACTCATTGAAAGCGCGCAAAACGAATGAAGCTCTAGAATCGAAAAGTATCTTATGGGGTAAACCTACTGTATATTCTGAAATGGTTAGCCTTCCAAATCTGGAAAGTCTTTTAAATCAGATGTGGTCGCATTGGAAAACGTGTTACTCGGGTTTTGAGAAAACTGTGGATGAGAACTCCCAACATCCCTTCATTCTATGTGAAATCAAGCATATGTTGAATGATCAAAGTCAAAGTCGTTCGACTTGTTTCTTTTCAAAATTTTCGTTGGCAATAGGAGAGTTAAACGTATGCTTGGTACAATCGTCAATGTTATCTTTAACTGTACTTGTTTGGCAATTACAAAATGCTTTCAGCTCACCTGCCATTTATGAAAGGGAGAAAACACTCACATCTACTGCCACATCATCAGGGGACCCATGGGATTATCAgttattggtttttgaactggaaaAGGCACTGCATAAAGTTTTACCTGAAAGGCTTATTCAAGTTGGAGTATTTATGGTTGGTCCTCAAATCCAAGTCTCACTGAGAAAGGACAGTTTGCATAGCAGGACTACAAATTCACGTGATGTAGAAGACGATATACACTTAGCGTTTGATTGTAAAAACATTGAACTTGTTATCTCGCCGAATCTGGCTTCTAGTTCCACACTATTAAAGGAGGTTCTTATTATTGACTTGAGTAAGTCAGATAATGTAAGCTACACGTGTCAAGGGCAATTAATGCTTGATGCTTTCTTGAAAATTCATGGTATGAATGCTTACCTTGATGATTCACCTGAACTTCAACAGTCCCAGATTGTAACACTTAAGCCAACAACGATCCAACTTTCAACAGCAAG GAAGGATACTTGGTCACTTGGTGAAAGTGTAAATGCTTTCTCTGTAGGCTTTCATGGAAATTCTTCAGGGCTCTCGGGTTTAATTTTTGTTGATGAATTGTCTGAGTTAGCTGAG GTATTTAATATCTTGAGTTTTGCTTCTTCTCGTGCCTTAAACACATCTGAATCATCCAGTTCTGTAACTTCTCATCATGTAAATAGTCATGATACGTTGCATGCTGGTTCTGAATATGAGACGCTGGTGAGTACAAGCACTCTCTTATTCTATGAATGTACTTCTGAAATTCAGTCAGTAGATATAATCGTTCACAAATCAAGAAAAACTAGTGCCATTGAAGATCAAGTGACCATCTCAGAATCCTTTACGAACCAGAACATGTCTGTTCAATTCTTGCCTGATAACGGGATTCATATTTCTATTGAGAAAATAAATCTCAAGTTATCATATGAAAAGAAAAAAGTGAATATGGAAGGGCTTGTTGATATTTTTGGTATACGAGCTGTTATATTCAGATATGAACATGGTGTCATGAATAGTTATCCGTTCCCAAAGTCTCAGGATATATGTGAATTATCAGTTTCTAATTGCACACTAAATCTATCTTCCGGAAGTAATATTTCACTCACTGCGGAGGATCAAATTTTAGCCCCGGTGTCGGATACTTGTTTACGCACAAAAATTTCCTCCACTGAGGTTTATTTGTTAGGATGCCCTTTAAAGGATGTAGTAGTTGGAAAACATCATTCAAGTAACCTTAACATTACACTTTCTGTTGATGAAGGCTCTCGGACAAGTATCTCTTGTTGCTGTCAG GGTGGTATTTTATTCCTGGAACCTGTATCAGCTGTGATGTTTACTCAGTTTGTAAATTCCTATGTACGTCGTGTCAGACATATGTTACGTGGCGTACCATCGTTTCAGGAAAACCTGCCAGCTGTCAATAGTGCTAATATTACTATGACTGTACCTCAGCAAGTAACATGGGGTATCCCTGAAGATTTTACCATGGATCTTTCTCAGTTTTATCTTGCTTTAATGGCTAGAGATGAATCTG GAAGACTTCAAGAACTTCTGTTTAGTGCTGATATGAAGTTGGATCTTAAAGTTgtgaatatgaagaaaaagtttttattcAATCTTTCCCAATTGTCAATTCTTTCTAGAGTTCTTCAAGAATCAACCAAACAACAAACTAATGAAGTTCAGATTCCTCTCATGTCTTCTAACACGTCTATTGATCCATCTTTTCTATCGATACAAAAGGACATGTCAGCAGAACTAAACCCGGCTCATTATGTTGCAATTGATGGAATCGGCCCCAGTTCTGATTTACATATAGAACCACATAGGGAAAATTTGCATCAATTTCCTGGAAACTACATTCTGAAAAAGTTAAGTTGTTTCATAGCAGCTGAGGAGCCCACACCCGTTCCATCCGATACGTTGAAATTGGATCAATTTTGGGTTGGCACTGGTTCTGTTTCTGGCTTTGATGTCTCAATATCGTTACGCGAGATTCAG ATGTTGCTTTCGGTTGCTGAACTACCTGGGGTTTCAAGCAAAGAAACAACTGCCAGTGTATCCCGAGGGCAATTGCGTAATGATGACGAACCTGTGAGAAAGTTGGAGGAGATGGTCCAAGATG GAAGTGTCATTGCTATCCAGGATGTCCATCAGCATATGTATATTGTTGTCGAAGGCGATGCAGAAAGAAAGTACCATTTGGCTGGTGCAATGCATTATTCACTTGCTCGGGAAATGGCTCTTTTTAGG GTGAAGTATCACCATCAAAGAATATGGAAGTCATCATATCTCTGGTTCTCATTGACCTCATTATGTGCAAAAAATGAATCTGGTGAACCCCTGCAATTAAACTGTAATCCCAGATCGAACTTCGTCGAGCTTTCCAGTTCTAATAACAGTGGGTCAACACTTTGGCGGTCAGTACGTTACAACTCTACAAATCTGGAAGATAGTGAACTGGAGGAATACAACAATGCAGAAAAAAATCTATTTTACTTAATAAATAAAAGGAACGATTCCTCCATAGCTTTTGTTGAAGGGTTTTTAGAGTTTGTTAGCAGCCCTGGAAACCCTTTTAAATTTAAAGTCTTTCAGAGTTCTCATTTGGCTCGTGATCTGTTACTACTAGATAACGTCTCTACACAGGAACCTAAGACTAGTGATCATGATACTTTATGTGAAGATAAACGAAAATCCTTCATTGATGTCACAATTGATAAAATTTCTCTCACCATATATCATGAGCTTTTGGATATAACAGAAAAATTCCCACTTATCCAAATGTCTACGATCGTTCCTGAGTTTATCATACAGATGGTAGATACCAAAACCAGGTTGATGACCAGACTAGTAGTTGAGGTGTACACTTTTGATGCTCAGAGAAACTTATG GAACACACTTCTACATCCCGTTGAAGTAAGCTTTTTCTGGCGATCGAGGTTTCAAAGTAATGGTTTAGGAACTGTTTCACATCGAATGCCTATTCATTTCTATGTTGGCGTTAAAGAG TTTCGTGTAACAATAACTGAGCTCGCTCTGGACATAATTCTGTTTGTGGTTGGAAATTTGAATTTGGCTGGTCCTTACGCAGTTCAAAACACTCTGATTCTGGCAAACTGCTGCAAG GTTGAGAACCAGTCAGACTTGTCTCTTGTTTGTCAGTTTTCAGATAAGCAGTATGTTACAATAGCCAGAAAACAGTCAGCAACTGCGTTTTTACg GTACTTGGCTTTAGATCAGCCCCCAGAAGCATCAATGGTATCAATTCAGTTTGCACAGCGAGATTTTATAACTCGTCCAATCAAGTTTTCACTCTTGAAAGTTGAAACATTTGCTTGGAGGACACGTATAGTTTCTAAAAATG AATCAAAAGCATTTCCTGGGCCATTCGTTATTGTCGAAACTTCATGGAAACCTGAG GGTGGCTTGTCTATATGTGTCTCCCCCTTGCTAAGGATCTACAACAAAACTGATTTTCCTATGGAGCTCCGTTTTCAACGGCCCGAGCAACAAGAAAACGGATACGTTTCTGTAGTGCTTAAAGCAGGCGACTCATTTGATGATTCTACTGCAGCTTTTGATGCCATAAAAGCTTCTGGCGGATCAAAGAAGGCGTTGGTTTCTTTAAGTGTTG GTAATTTCATATTCTCATTCAGACCTAAAATATCTGTGGACTCAATGGGATGGTCTGATGAACTCAAAGGTGGAAAGGCTGCTCGTCTCTCTGGATTATTTGATAAAATAAGTTACCAAGTACGCAAAGCTTTCCCGGTTGAATCAGCAAAATCATCCTTCAGTACGGCTCGTACTCTTTCGAAATCAAACGAGGGTGAAATCGATGATCTACACTTTTTAATTCAGAGCACCAAACGGGACGTACCTATTTTACAATCAGAAAAAAGGTCTTCAACAGTTGCACTTTTAGAGCAAAAAGAAATATATATTCTTCCAACCGTTCAGATATCTAATCTATTACAGTTAGAGATACATGTGCTTTTGACTGATAAAG ATCACTATTTGCCTCAAGACCGTGAGAACATGAGTAAGCAGGCAACCATTCCTTGTGGGTCAAGTGTTAATTTGTATGCCAACCCTGAGGCAATGTTCTTTACTATTACTTTGACTGCATTTAAGTTAAGGTGTAAGCCTGTAAATTGTGGTGATTGGGTTAAAAAGTTAGCGAAGAAGAATAAAGACAATCAAAACTTGGACATAGAATTAAATTTTGGTGATGGAATGTATTTTGGTTCTTTAAGGCTGTCTTGTGGACATATGGGCATGTTGGAG GCTGCTATATTTACATCATACACACTGAAGAACAACAATGATTTTGGTTTGTTTTGTCTTTCACCGAACCATAAAGATTTATCTAG AAATGAAGCCGAGGAACTTCATTCTCAAGGATATACACGTCTAGGAGCTTTACTGCCTCCTAAGTCATCTATATCATGGTTTCTTAG AACAAACAAGGTGTCCCTGAAGTTATTGGATGACCAAGCAACTGAAAAGGCACTATTAGACTTGGATGCAGTATCAGGACTTACAGAGATAAATCTAGAAGTGGAAAAAGGACCAGGACTGAAATACATTACAAAGTTAGGTGTTTCGTTACATTCATCAATTGGGAAACTAGTACCATCACAAACAGTATCTTTGAGTCCACGTTATGTGGTGTTGAATGAGTCAGATGAAGTAATTACTGTTCGCCAGTGTGATTTAGAG GATGACATGGATGGTATGACTACTGTCAGCAGTAAACAGAGAAAAACGTTACGTCTTTGCAACAGAACGAGCAGGAAAAAAGAAACTAGCATCTTTGAAAACTTCATCAGAAAACATAGAAATGTTCAAGATGACTCATTGTTGTTTATACAATTTAGACCAAATGAGGCTGGATTAGGCTGGTCAGGGCCAGTATGTGTTGCTTCAATGGGGAGATTTTTTCTAAAATTTCGCAGATCGAAAAATGGAAATGACCAAGAAACTGCAAGTGATGAAAATATGCAGGAATTTGCAGTTGTTAATGTTTCAGAAGAGAATTCGTCTCTTATTTTACGCTTCCACAGACCACCAAACATGAGTCTGCCTTACAGGATTGAAAATCGTTTGCGTAGCTCATCAATAACTTACTATCAAAAG GGTTCGACAGAACTAGAGACAATAGAACCTTCAAAGGAAGTTAATTATGTATGGGATGATTTATCTCTTACTCGTAAACTGGTCATCCAAATAAGTG GTTTGCATATGCTACGTGAAGTGAACTTAGACAAGGTGCGCGATTGGAAACCCTTTTATAAAGTTGGGCAATATAGATCGTTAGGGTTTGGTTTCCCTTCAGATAAGAAAGCAGTTGAAAAGGGTAAAATGACAAGTTTAAGTCACTTAAATGAGATTGAGATGGTTAATTTCGGTTATGAAGTTTATGCGGATGGTCTCACAAGAGTTCTTAGAATTTGCGAACGTAATGATAGCCGTAAACACGATAGAGTATTCTATCCTGGTGCAAAAATAACAGTCAGGATCTCTAGATTTGCTATCAACATATGTGAACGTGCTAAACAG GAAGAATCGGATCGGTCAATTATCTACACACCAATCATTGTTATACGGCTTGGTAACATCAGTCTGGATTCCATGATTACTGACCAGCAAAAACTTAATCAAATTAGGGTTCAG TCAATAAGTGTGGACGAAAAGTGGGTCGGGGCTCCGTTTGCAGCAATGCTGCGCAGGCATCAAACAGGATTCTCAGATGCGTCTGATAGCATGCTCCGTGTAGTACTAATACTACTTCCATCCAGTTCTAATATCAGACAAGTTAAATACTTGTCAATTATTCTTCAG CCAGTTGACTTGAACCTGGATGAGGAAACCATGATGAGAATTGTCCCTTTCTATAGAAAATCTCTCAGTGACCCAAATTCGCCTAGTCAGCAGTATTACTTTGATCATTTTGAGATCCATCCAGTAAAG ATCATAGCAAGCTTTCTCCCAGGAGATTCATATTCCAGCTATAATTCAACACAGGAGACACTGAGGTCTTTGCTGCACAGTGTAATTAAG GTTCCTGAAATAAAAAACAAGACTGTTGAACTGAATGGGGTTCTCGTTACTCATGCTTTGATTACTATACGTGAACTCTCTATCAAGTGTGCACAACATTATTCATG GTATGTCATGCGAGCAGTCTATATAGCAAAAGGAAGCCCATTGCTTCCTCCGGCCTTTGCTTCAATTTTTGATGACTTAGCTTCGTCGTCTCTTGATGTCTTCTTTGATCCGTCAAGTGCCTTGGTCAATCTTCCTGGTCTTACCTTAG GTACGTTCAAGCTTCTCAGTAAATGCATTGATGGTAAAGGATTTTCTGGTACCAAGCGTTATTTAGGCGATCTTGGGAAAACT CTAAAAATGGCTGGGTCGAACATACTTTTTGCTGCTGTCACTGAGGTTTCAGATTCGGTGCTGAAGGGAGCAGAAACCAGTGGGTTCAATGGAATG TTTAATGGTTTTCAACAAGGTATACTGAAATTGGCAATGGAGCCCTCTGTATTAGGGAGCGCTTTTACAGAAGGTGGCCCGGATAGAAAAATTAAGCTTGATCGTAATCCCGGTATCGATGAG TTATATATCGAAGGATATTTGCAAGCCATGTTGGATACTATGTATAAACATGAATATCTCAAAGTTAGAGTGATTGATGACCAG GTTATACTGAAGAATCTGCCACCAAACAGCGTTCTTATAGACGAAATAATGGACCATGTGAAGGGTTTTCTTGTAAGCAAGACATTGTTGAAAGGAGAGATTTCATCGTATCCATTACGTCATCTTCGAGGAGATAAT GAATGGAGAATCGGTCCAACAATTATAACTTTGTGTGAGCACCTCTTTGTAAATTTCGCAATCGGGTGGTTAAGAAAACAGGCTGGTGAACTGACTTCTAAAATCGAATGGGAGAATAAGTTGAGCCAGGGTGGTGTTGAAAAAGCCATTGATACACCAGTATCCTCTACTACAAAACATCAAAGTAAGGTGTCTGTTTTGAAATGGGGTGTTGGAAGGTTTGTGTTTGCAGGTTTAGTTGCATATGTTGATGGTAGGTTATGTCGTTCTATACCTAATCCTGTAGCTAGGCGCATTGTTAGTGGCTTCGTATTGAGTTTTCTTGACAAAAATGATGATAACTGA